From a region of the Odocoileus virginianus isolate 20LAN1187 ecotype Illinois chromosome 1, Ovbor_1.2, whole genome shotgun sequence genome:
- the IRF5 gene encoding interferon regulatory factor 5, translating into MNQPAPAALLPPRRVRLKPWLVAQVNSCQYPGLQWVNGEKKLFYIPWRHATRHGPSHDGDNTIFKAWAKETGKYTEGVDEADPAKWKANLRCALNKSRDFRLIYDGPRDMPPQPYKIYEVCSNGPAPAESQPSEDNAEEEEEEELQKMLPGLSITEAVQPGPAMAPYSLPKEDVKWPPTLQPPVVLAPPAPGPNLLIPAPGNAADFGEVFSEVLPSSHPQPGPLSTSLPPTGEQLLPDLLISPHMLPLTDLEIKFQYRGRPPRALTISNPQGCRLFYSQLEATQEQVELFGPVSLEQVRFPSPEDIPSEKQRFYTNQLLDVLDRGLILQLQGQDLYAIRLCQCKVFWSGPCASAHGSHPNPIQREVKTKLFSLEDFLNELILFQKGQTNTPPPFEIFFCFGEEWPDCKPREKKLITVQVVPVAARLLLEMFSGELSWSADSIRLQISNPDLKDRMVEQFKELHHIWLSQQHLQPVAQTPAMPGLSAAQGPWPMHPVDMQ; encoded by the exons ATGAACCAGCCGGCCCCCGCCGCCCTGCTTCCGCCCCGCCGCGTGCGGCTGAAGCCCTGGCTGGTGGCCCAGGTCAACAGCTGCCAGTACCCAGGGCTTCAGTGGGTCAACGGGGAAAAGAAATTGTTTTACATCCCCTGGCGCCACGCCACGCGGCACGGCCCCAGCCATGACGGAGATAACACCATCTTCAAG GCCTGGGCCAAGGAGACGGGGAAGTACACCGAGGGTGTGGATGAGGCTGATCCGGCCAAGTGGAAGGCCAACCTGCGCTGTGCCCTGAACAAGAGCCGTGACTTCCGCCTCATCTATGACGGGCCCCGGGACATGCCGCCTCAGCCCTACAAGATCTACGAGGTCTGCTCCAATGGCCCGGCTCCCGCAG AGTCACAGCCCAGTGAGGATAAcgctgaggaggaagaagaggaagag CTCCAGAAGATGTTACCAGGCCTGAGCATCacag AAGCAGTGCAGCCCGGCCCTGCCATGGCACCCTATTCTTTACCCAAAGAGGATGTTAAGTGGCCACCCACTCTCCAGCCACCTGTGGTGTTGGCCCCCCCTGCTCCAGGCCCCAATCTTCTGATCCCTGCTCCTGGCAACGCCGCTGACTTTGGGGAGGTGTTTTCTGAGGTCCTGCCGAGCTCGCACCCGCAGCCTGGACCCCTGTCTACCAGCCTGCCCCCCACAGGCGAACAGCTCCTGCCCGACCTGTTGATCAGCCCCCACATGCTGCCTT TGACCGACCTGGAGATCAAGTTCCAATATCGGGGCCGCCCACCCCGGGCCCTCACCATCAGCAACCCTCAAGGCTGCCGGCTCTTCTACAGCCAACTGGAGGCCACCCAAGAGCAGGTGGAGCTCTTTGGCCCCGTGAGCCTGGAGCAAGTGCGCTTCCCCAGCCCCGAGGATATCCCCAGCGAGAAGCAGCGCTTTTATACCAACCAGCTGCTAGACGTCCTGGACCGTGGGCTCATCCTTCAGCTACAAGGCCAGGATCTGTATGCCATCCGCCTGTGCCAGTGCAAGGTGTTCTGGAGCGGGCCCTGTGCCTCAGCCCATGGCTCACACCCTAACCCCATCCAGCGGGAGGTCAAGACCAAGCTCTTCAGCCTGGAGGACTTTCTCAATG AGCTCATCCTATTCCAGAAGGGCCAGACCAACACCCCACCCCCGTTCGAGATCTTCTTCTGCTTTGGGGAGGAGTGGCCTGACTGCAAACCCCGGGAGAAGAAGCTCATCACTGTACAG GTGGTACCCGTAGCGGCCCGGCTGTTGTTGGAGATGTTCTCGGGGGAGCTTTCTTGGTCAGCTGACAGCATCCGGCTACAGATCTCAAACCCAGACCTCAAAGACCGCATGGTGGAACAGTTCAAGGAGCTCCATCACATCTGGCTGTCTCAGCAGCATCTGCAGCCTGTGGCCCAAACCCCTGCCATGCCCGGCCTCAGTGCTGCACAGGGACCCTGGCCCATGCACCCAGTTGACATGCAGTAA